From one Rattus norvegicus strain BN/NHsdMcwi chromosome 7, GRCr8, whole genome shotgun sequence genomic stretch:
- the Ptp4a3 gene encoding protein tyrosine phosphatase type IVA 3 isoform X1 encodes MARMNRPAPVEVSYRHMRFLITHNPSNATLSTFIEDLKKYGATTVVRVCEVTYDKTPLEKDGITVVDWPFDDGAPPPGKVVEDWLSLLKAKFYNDPGSCVAVHCVAGLGRAPVLVALALIESGMKYEDAIQFIRQKRRGAINSKQLTYLEKYRPKQRLRFKDPHTHKTRCCVM; translated from the exons ATGGCCCGCATGAACCGGCCTGCACCTGTGGAGGTGAGCTACCGACACATGCGTTTCCTCATCACCCACAACCCCAGCAATGCCACCCTCAGCACGTTCATCGAG GACCTGAAGAAGTATGGGGCTACCACTGTGGTGCGTGTGTGCGAAGTGACCTATGACAAGACCCCTCTGGAGAAGGACGGCATCACTGTTGTG gactggccctttgATGATGGGGCGCCCCCTCCTGGCAAGGTGGTAGAGGACTGGCTGAGCCTGCTGAAGGCCAAGTTCTACAATGACCCGGGCAGCTGCGTAGCTGTGCACTGTGTGGCGGGCCTGGGAAG GGCTCCAGTGCTCGTGGCTCTCGCTCTCATCGAGAGTGGGATGAAGTACGAGGATGCCATCCAGTTCATCCGACA GAAGCGCCGTGGGGCCATCAACAGCAAGCAGCTCACCTACCTGGAGAAGTACCGGCCTAAGCAGAGACTGAGATTCAAAGACCCACACACGCACAAGACCAGATGCTGCGTCATGTAG